A region of Rhodospirillales bacterium DNA encodes the following proteins:
- a CDS encoding LytTR family transcriptional regulator — protein sequence MARATDWRLWAAWGVALALSAAFRTRTLLLDAERAGLGFDLAWAATLEVTSHLTLAAMLPAVYWVHRRWSLLPPSWRRAAIHIAATIPFCVVHVAVMMVARWLILGAWGGRPYLLDLGVDRFLYEYLKDVPTYAIFGGVIVLFDHLFGMTPAAFAPPAAAPAVATREPAPESVPTPAPPARPERFAVRRRGKEILVAVADIGWVEASGNYAVLHVGAETYELRATLTRLETELDPAKFVRVHKSYMVNIGRVREVEPWVNGDWRIRMDDGAEVSLSRRFRARFEALVPVRS from the coding sequence ATGGCGCGGGCGACGGATTGGCGGCTATGGGCCGCGTGGGGCGTGGCGCTGGCGCTATCGGCCGCGTTCCGCACGCGCACGCTGCTGCTCGACGCCGAGCGCGCCGGGCTGGGCTTCGATCTGGCCTGGGCCGCGACCTTGGAAGTCACCAGCCACCTGACCTTGGCCGCGATGCTGCCGGCGGTCTACTGGGTCCACCGGCGCTGGTCGTTGCTGCCGCCGTCATGGCGCCGCGCCGCGATCCACATCGCCGCGACCATCCCGTTCTGCGTCGTCCACGTCGCGGTCATGATGGTGGCGCGCTGGCTGATCCTGGGCGCGTGGGGCGGGCGGCCCTATCTCCTCGACCTCGGGGTCGACCGGTTCCTGTACGAGTACCTCAAGGACGTGCCGACCTACGCCATCTTCGGCGGCGTGATCGTGCTGTTCGACCATCTCTTCGGCATGACCCCGGCCGCGTTCGCGCCACCCGCGGCCGCGCCTGCCGTGGCGACGCGGGAACCGGCGCCGGAATCCGTGCCGACGCCCGCGCCGCCCGCCCGGCCGGAGCGCTTCGCCGTACGCCGGCGCGGCAAGGAGATCCTGGTCGCGGTCGCGGACATCGGCTGGGTCGAGGCCTCCGGCAACTACGCCGTCCTGCATGTCGGCGCCGAGACCTACGAGCTGCGCGCGACTCTCACGCGGCTGGAGACCGAGCTCGACCCCGCGAAGTTCGTCCGGGTGCACAAATCGTACATGGTCAATATCGGGCGGGTGCGCGAGGTCGAGCCTTGGGTCAACGGCGACTGGCGCATCCGCATGGACGACGGCGCCGAGGTCAGCCTCAGCCGCCGCTTCCGCGCCCGGTTCGAAGCGCTGGTACCGGTCCGGAGCTGA
- a CDS encoding acyltransferase family protein, protein MTAATPPDRRADLDWLRVLAFGLLILYHAGMAFSGWSWHIEDAESPVWLREAMRFTNRWRMPLVFVVSGAAIALALGRRTIGGFAADRARRLLLPLVFGMAVIVPPQVYAERVHRGQFAGSFVEWLPQAFTGVYPAGNLSWHHLWFLAYVLVLTALLLPCFLWARTPAGAARLDAASSVVARHHLHWLVPLPLIAIQLWLAPVSSNPNGLVGDWVGLAWHGTLLLYGALLFRSDDLLAALEKWRWVALAIGVAVYAILHQTFLAGTVRPRIAPEDRALFTALGNLDTVAWLFAIIGFARRHLTARPAFLARATEAVYPFYILHQTVTVVAVHWLVRSGLPVGVKFALAAFITFAGTWLLYEFVVRRVDILRPLFGMRPRLPPAPARAQIAAANPDGGNTWVR, encoded by the coding sequence GTGACCGCCGCCACCCCGCCCGACCGCCGCGCCGACCTCGACTGGCTGCGCGTGCTCGCCTTCGGCCTGCTGATCCTCTACCACGCCGGCATGGCCTTCTCGGGCTGGAGCTGGCACATCGAGGACGCCGAGAGCCCCGTCTGGCTGCGCGAGGCCATGCGCTTCACCAACCGCTGGCGCATGCCCCTGGTGTTCGTGGTGTCCGGCGCCGCCATCGCGCTGGCGCTGGGCCGCCGCACGATCGGCGGTTTCGCCGCCGACCGCGCCCGGCGGCTGCTGCTGCCGCTGGTCTTCGGCATGGCCGTGATCGTGCCGCCGCAGGTCTACGCCGAGCGGGTCCACCGTGGCCAGTTCGCCGGCTCGTTCGTGGAGTGGCTGCCGCAGGCCTTCACCGGCGTCTATCCGGCCGGCAACCTGAGCTGGCACCACCTCTGGTTCCTCGCCTACGTGCTGGTCCTGACGGCGCTGCTGCTGCCGTGCTTCCTGTGGGCCCGCACGCCGGCCGGCGCGGCGCGGCTCGACGCCGCGTCCAGCGTCGTCGCGCGCCACCACCTGCACTGGCTGGTGCCGCTGCCGCTGATTGCGATCCAGCTCTGGCTGGCGCCGGTGTCCAGCAACCCGAACGGGCTGGTCGGCGACTGGGTCGGGCTGGCGTGGCACGGCACGCTGCTGCTCTATGGCGCGCTGCTCTTCCGCAGCGACGATCTGCTGGCGGCGCTGGAGAAGTGGCGCTGGGTGGCGTTGGCCATTGGCGTCGCGGTCTACGCCATCCTCCATCAGACGTTCCTCGCCGGCACGGTGCGGCCGCGCATCGCGCCGGAGGACCGCGCGCTGTTCACGGCGCTGGGCAATCTCGACACCGTGGCGTGGCTGTTCGCGATCATCGGCTTCGCGCGCCGCCATCTGACGGCGCGGCCGGCCTTCCTCGCGCGCGCCACCGAGGCGGTCTATCCCTTCTACATCCTGCATCAGACCGTGACGGTGGTCGCCGTCCACTGGCTGGTGCGCAGCGGCCTGCCGGTCGGCGTCAAGTTCGCGCTAGCCGCGTTCATCACCTTCGCCGGCACGTGGCTGCTGTACGAATTCGTCGTGCGCAGGGTCGATATCCTGCGTCCGTTGTTCGGCATGCGCCCGCGCTTGCCCCCGGCGCCCGCCCGCGCTCAAATCGCCGCCGCCAACCCCGACGGAGGAAACACATGGGTTCGATGA
- a CDS encoding dienelactone hydrolase family protein has product MGSMIEYKRPDGGANRGYLAMAGQGKPGIIVIQEWWGLNDQIMGAADRFARAGFNALAPDLYKGRVTQKPDEANHLMTGLDFPGATHQDIAGAAAHLKGLGGKVGVMGYCMGGALTVASAVHVPGLSAAVCYYGIPPADFADPAKIKIPFQGHFANRDDWCTPAAAQALEKAMKGAGQSPDIHFYEANHGFSNERSEQNYDTASANLAWERTLAFLGKNL; this is encoded by the coding sequence ATGGGTTCGATGATCGAGTACAAGCGGCCGGACGGCGGCGCGAACCGCGGCTATCTGGCGATGGCCGGACAGGGCAAGCCCGGCATCATCGTCATCCAGGAATGGTGGGGCCTGAACGACCAGATCATGGGCGCCGCCGACCGCTTCGCGCGCGCCGGCTTCAACGCGCTGGCGCCCGACCTCTACAAGGGCCGCGTCACGCAGAAGCCGGACGAGGCCAACCACCTGATGACCGGCCTCGACTTCCCCGGCGCCACCCACCAGGACATCGCCGGCGCCGCCGCCCACCTCAAGGGCCTCGGCGGCAAGGTCGGCGTGATGGGCTACTGCATGGGCGGCGCGCTGACGGTGGCGTCGGCGGTGCACGTGCCCGGCCTGTCGGCGGCGGTCTGCTACTACGGCATCCCGCCGGCCGATTTCGCCGATCCGGCGAAGATCAAGATCCCGTTCCAGGGCCACTTCGCCAACCGCGACGACTGGTGCACGCCTGCGGCGGCGCAGGCGCTGGAGAAGGCCATGAAGGGCGCCGGCCAGTCGCCGGACATCCATTTCTACGAGGCCAACCACGGCTTCAGCAACGAGCGCAGCGAACAGAACTACGACACCGCCTCGGCCAACCTCGCGTGGGAGCGCACGCTCGCGTTCCTCGGCAAGAACCTTTGA
- a CDS encoding aminotransferase class V-fold PLP-dependent enzyme, with the protein MLPAQRHLFDIPREVCYLNAASWSPLPLAVQEAGRAGVARKGRPWELAGDLAGTTHERARRAAAALIGADPADVALVSSVGYGVATAGKILKVPAGSRVLTLADDHTSPMLEWMSRAEAGGFTVESVARAADGDWTAAVLAAVSRPGAAPLALASISSVHWSDGGAVDLARVAAAVKAAGAMLLVDATHDAGVRRLDMRALDPDVLIFPTYKWVLGPYGRAFVYVAKRHQDGVPLEQTAFGRRRVVAEDEVYLSDTRYVEGARRYDMGERDHFIGMEMAAVGMEMMAGWGNDAIVARLAMLTARLEDGLRASGGVARGQVRLPPQGTRAPHILSLEFPGGMPADLVPRLAAAQVYAAPRLGRLRLSPHVYNDEADVDRFVEVFTKAMAA; encoded by the coding sequence ATGCTTCCCGCCCAGCGCCATCTGTTCGATATCCCGCGCGAGGTCTGCTACCTCAACGCCGCGTCGTGGAGCCCGCTGCCGCTGGCGGTGCAGGAGGCCGGCCGCGCCGGCGTCGCGCGCAAGGGCCGGCCATGGGAGCTGGCGGGCGATCTCGCGGGCACGACGCACGAGCGCGCGCGGCGCGCCGCCGCCGCGCTGATCGGCGCCGATCCGGCCGACGTCGCGCTGGTGTCGTCGGTCGGCTACGGCGTCGCGACAGCCGGCAAGATCCTGAAGGTGCCGGCCGGCTCGCGCGTGCTGACCCTGGCCGACGACCACACCTCGCCGATGCTGGAGTGGATGTCGCGCGCCGAGGCCGGCGGCTTCACGGTCGAGAGCGTCGCGCGCGCGGCCGACGGCGACTGGACCGCGGCGGTGCTGGCGGCGGTGTCGCGGCCGGGCGCCGCGCCGCTGGCGCTGGCGTCGATCTCCTCGGTGCACTGGTCCGATGGCGGCGCGGTCGATCTGGCCCGCGTCGCCGCCGCGGTGAAGGCCGCCGGCGCGATGCTGCTGGTCGACGCCACGCACGACGCCGGCGTGCGCCGGCTGGACATGCGCGCGCTCGATCCCGACGTGCTGATCTTCCCGACCTACAAATGGGTGCTGGGTCCCTACGGCCGCGCCTTCGTCTACGTCGCCAAGCGGCACCAGGACGGCGTGCCGCTGGAGCAGACCGCGTTCGGCCGCCGCCGCGTCGTGGCCGAGGACGAGGTCTATCTCAGCGACACGCGCTACGTGGAGGGCGCGCGGCGCTACGACATGGGCGAGCGCGACCATTTCATCGGCATGGAGATGGCGGCGGTCGGCATGGAGATGATGGCCGGCTGGGGCAACGACGCCATCGTGGCGCGGCTCGCGATGCTGACGGCGCGGCTCGAGGACGGGTTGCGCGCCAGCGGCGGCGTGGCGCGCGGGCAGGTCCGCCTGCCGCCGCAGGGCACGCGGGCGCCGCATATCCTCAGTCTCGAGTTCCCCGGCGGCATGCCGGCCGATCTGGTGCCGCGGCTGGCGGCGGCGCAGGTCTACGCCGCGCCGCGGCTGGGCCGCCTGCGGCTGAGCCCGCATGTCTACAACGACGAGGCCGATGTCGACCGCTTCGTCGAGGTGTTCACCAAGGCGATGGCCGCGTAG
- a CDS encoding heme-binding protein, giving the protein MSAATRALAASLVALAAVAPAASIAQEATYAVRQLTPETALKLARATLEACRKEGFQVAVAVTDRAGVAQVLLRDRFAGPHTVTTAVDKAWTAISFRQDTLAFARATADPAQSGVRHLPRVVAVGGGVPVEAGGATLGAVGVSGAPGGEADDRCARKGIEAVREELEF; this is encoded by the coding sequence ATGTCCGCAGCCACGCGCGCGCTCGCCGCGTCCCTCGTCGCCCTCGCCGCGGTGGCGCCCGCCGCGTCCATCGCGCAGGAGGCGACCTACGCCGTGAGGCAGCTGACGCCGGAGACGGCGTTGAAGCTGGCGCGCGCCACGCTGGAGGCCTGCCGCAAGGAGGGCTTCCAGGTCGCCGTGGCCGTGACCGACCGCGCCGGGGTGGCGCAGGTGCTGCTGCGCGACCGCTTCGCCGGGCCGCACACCGTGACCACGGCGGTCGACAAGGCGTGGACCGCGATCTCGTTCCGCCAGGACACGCTGGCCTTCGCGCGCGCCACGGCGGACCCGGCGCAGTCCGGCGTGCGTCACCTGCCGCGCGTCGTGGCGGTCGGCGGCGGGGTGCCGGTCGAGGCCGGCGGCGCCACGCTCGGCGCGGTCGGCGTCTCCGGCGCCCCCGGCGGCGAGGCCGACGACCGCTGCGCCCGCAAGGGCATCGAGGCGGTGCGCGAGGAGCTGGAGTTCTAG
- a CDS encoding alpha-hydroxy-acid oxidizing protein: protein MTDPAASRRRFLRYVAASPLLAGAPAAAQTAAPSRLPDPMIWAPRGLEAVIDDPSKALNVFDFEPAMRRAVPPAHFGYMATGVDDEATLRANRSAFAEFQLRPRRMVDVGRVDMKVELFGATYASPVALAPTGSNRAFHDEGEIAVAKAARRGDHLQMLSTVATSSVEDVNAARGRAVWFQLYPTDDWKVGSAIAKRAERAGCGVIVLTVDVLARQNWETYQRMWRTDPRSCGECHGVDLRAFVRRKPMFDGIDVGGLRSTGALTLTWDSVKRLRDAVSAKIVLKGILTGEDARLAVEHGVDGIIVSNHGGRGEDAGRSTIETLPEVVAAVGGRVPVLVDSGFRRGADIVKALALGARAVCVGRPYLWGLGAFGQPGVEAVLSILRRETLATMQQMGAPSVRDLVPAMVTRG from the coding sequence ATGACCGATCCCGCCGCCTCCCGCCGCCGCTTCCTGCGCTACGTCGCGGCCAGCCCGCTGCTGGCCGGCGCGCCGGCGGCGGCGCAGACCGCCGCGCCGTCGCGCCTGCCCGACCCGATGATCTGGGCGCCGCGCGGGCTCGAGGCGGTGATCGACGATCCGTCGAAGGCGCTGAACGTGTTCGACTTCGAGCCGGCGATGCGCCGCGCCGTGCCGCCGGCGCATTTTGGCTACATGGCGACCGGCGTCGACGACGAGGCGACGTTGCGCGCCAACCGCTCGGCCTTCGCGGAGTTCCAGCTGCGGCCGCGCCGCATGGTCGATGTCGGCCGCGTCGACATGAAGGTCGAGCTGTTCGGCGCCACCTACGCCAGCCCCGTGGCGCTGGCGCCGACCGGCAGCAACCGCGCCTTCCACGACGAGGGCGAGATCGCGGTCGCCAAGGCGGCGCGCCGCGGCGACCATCTGCAGATGCTGTCGACGGTGGCGACCAGCTCGGTCGAGGACGTCAACGCCGCGCGCGGCCGGGCGGTGTGGTTCCAGCTCTATCCGACCGACGACTGGAAGGTCGGTTCCGCGATCGCCAAGCGCGCCGAGCGGGCGGGCTGCGGCGTCATCGTGCTGACCGTCGACGTGCTGGCGCGGCAGAACTGGGAGACCTACCAGCGCATGTGGCGCACCGATCCGCGCAGTTGCGGCGAATGCCACGGCGTGGACCTGCGCGCCTTCGTCAGGCGCAAGCCGATGTTCGACGGAATCGACGTCGGCGGCCTGCGCTCGACCGGCGCGCTGACGCTGACCTGGGATTCGGTGAAGCGCCTGCGCGACGCGGTGTCGGCGAAGATCGTGCTCAAGGGCATCCTCACCGGCGAGGACGCGCGGCTGGCGGTCGAGCACGGCGTCGACGGCATCATCGTGTCCAACCATGGCGGCCGCGGCGAGGATGCCGGCCGCTCGACCATCGAGACGCTGCCGGAGGTGGTCGCCGCGGTCGGCGGGCGCGTGCCGGTGCTGGTCGATAGCGGCTTCCGCCGCGGCGCCGACATCGTCAAGGCGCTGGCGCTGGGGGCGCGGGCGGTGTGCGTCGGCCGCCCCTACCTGTGGGGTCTGGGCGCCTTCGGCCAGCCCGGCGTCGAGGCGGTATTGTCGATCCTGCGGCGCGAGACCTTGGCGACCATGCAGCAGATGGGCGCGCCGTCGGTCCGCGACCTCGTGCCGGCGATGGTGACGCGCGGCTGA